Proteins encoded together in one Halalkaliarchaeum sp. AArc-CO window:
- a CDS encoding DUF371 domain-containing protein, translating to MDDALTETIRARGHENVIGEHESTFEVTSDDWLTPAGDCILAVDADRTPTEFSPEFVEACKSRDATITAQLEVTRGDSVDGEGPLVETITGRGDPELTFESDRSLVGRTSDYVDDRTVLVEADCAAVGLDRELVAALAEGADATLTLTVE from the coding sequence ATGGACGACGCCCTCACGGAAACGATCAGGGCCAGGGGTCACGAGAACGTCATCGGCGAACACGAAAGCACCTTCGAAGTGACAAGCGACGACTGGCTCACGCCGGCGGGCGACTGCATCCTCGCAGTCGATGCCGACCGAACACCGACGGAGTTCTCCCCGGAGTTCGTCGAGGCCTGCAAGAGTCGAGACGCGACAATTACTGCCCAGCTGGAAGTAACTCGCGGCGACTCGGTTGACGGTGAAGGACCGCTCGTCGAAACCATCACCGGCCGAGGCGACCCGGAACTCACCTTCGAAAGTGACCGAAGCCTGGTGGGACGGACGAGCGACTACGTCGACGACCGAACCGTGCTCGTGGAGGCAGACTGCGCAGCCGTCGGTCTCGACAGGGAACTCGTGGCGGCACTGGCCGAGGGGGCCGACGCGACCCTGACGCTTACCGTCGAGTGA
- the nth gene encoding endonuclease III gives MAEEPAENISGGAGGGGRAEAFPDGEPETRAEAVVDELGDMYWEKAYGGQAAVECLVRTILSQNTSDKASQPAFDELLARYGSKEDPVDGNPERGDLARALADAERSELAETISSAGLYNQKSKVIRQAAEWVLEEYGSAAAFDKYVTTGDPGEVRETLLSIRGVGPKTADCVLLFSGGQDGVFPVDTHVHRIARRMGLAPPDADHEGVREQLEAAVPSEKCGFGHTSMIQFGREYCTAREPACLEGPEACPLYNQCDRIGIDELDGEAVDPADAVEP, from the coding sequence ATGGCCGAGGAACCCGCCGAAAATATAAGCGGTGGCGCCGGTGGAGGCGGACGTGCGGAGGCGTTTCCGGACGGCGAGCCGGAGACCCGAGCGGAGGCAGTCGTCGACGAGCTCGGGGACATGTACTGGGAGAAGGCGTACGGGGGACAGGCGGCCGTCGAGTGTCTCGTCCGGACGATCCTCTCACAGAACACCTCCGACAAGGCGAGCCAACCAGCGTTCGACGAGTTGCTGGCCCGGTACGGGTCGAAAGAGGATCCAGTCGATGGCAATCCGGAACGAGGCGACCTCGCCCGGGCGCTCGCCGACGCCGAGCGATCTGAGCTGGCTGAAACGATTTCGTCGGCCGGGCTGTACAACCAGAAGTCGAAGGTGATCCGCCAGGCGGCCGAATGGGTGCTCGAGGAGTACGGGTCGGCGGCTGCCTTCGACAAATACGTCACGACGGGCGACCCCGGGGAGGTCCGAGAAACGCTGCTGTCGATCCGGGGGGTGGGCCCCAAAACGGCCGACTGCGTGCTGCTGTTTTCCGGCGGACAGGACGGGGTTTTTCCCGTTGACACCCACGTTCATCGGATCGCACGTCGCATGGGTCTCGCCCCGCCCGACGCCGATCACGAGGGGGTACGCGAACAGCTGGAGGCTGCAGTCCCCAGCGAGAAGTGCGGCTTCGGCCACACCTCGATGATCCAGTTCGGTCGGGAGTACTGCACGGCGCGGGAACCCGCGTGCCTCGAGGGGCCGGAGGCGTGTCCGCTGTACAACCAGTGTGATCGGATCGGGATCGACGAACTCGACGGTGAAGCGGTGGATCCGGCCGACGCAGTCGAGCCGTAG
- a CDS encoding M48 family metalloprotease, with the protein MHSPDPALRRRILIASALVVLLPFGFIYAFVAAINHVLLPLLESFGHGPYHGRVYVSPLLAVVIVLGGLATQIWFGPSTVLGSIGARRVAPDERPELHAAVTRLAQAADIEPPDVAVTSNDAPNAAAVRGPARASIVVTTGLLDRLDGEELEAVLAHEIAHLKNRDATVMTVAWFLPTVTYYLALAAAYLLYGTYRALGAGSSSGRNGRGLAKAVIVLTVTAVVTIAISALFWAASVLIHRILSRYREYAADRGAATLTGEPAALASALRTLDEEMSEIPDRDLRKLDGGAEALYVAPLSARSFTDAALVSTDIFPDTHPQTEDRIDRLRELAGEVE; encoded by the coding sequence ATGCACTCCCCGGACCCCGCCCTCAGACGTCGGATTCTGATAGCCAGCGCACTGGTGGTCCTCCTGCCGTTCGGGTTCATCTACGCGTTCGTGGCCGCCATAAACCACGTGCTCCTCCCGTTGCTCGAGTCGTTCGGACACGGCCCATACCACGGTCGCGTGTACGTCAGCCCCCTGTTGGCCGTTGTGATCGTCCTCGGGGGACTGGCGACGCAGATCTGGTTCGGCCCGTCGACGGTGCTTGGGAGCATCGGCGCCCGCCGCGTCGCTCCCGACGAGCGCCCGGAACTGCACGCCGCGGTGACCCGACTCGCACAGGCGGCGGATATCGAACCCCCCGACGTGGCCGTCACGAGCAACGACGCCCCGAACGCGGCCGCCGTCCGCGGGCCCGCGAGGGCGTCGATCGTCGTGACGACGGGGCTGCTCGACCGCCTGGACGGAGAGGAGCTCGAGGCGGTTCTCGCCCACGAGATCGCCCACCTCAAGAACCGCGACGCGACGGTCATGACCGTCGCCTGGTTCCTCCCGACGGTTACCTACTACCTGGCGCTCGCGGCGGCGTACCTGCTGTACGGCACCTACCGAGCCCTCGGCGCCGGCAGCTCCTCCGGCAGAAACGGCCGGGGATTGGCGAAGGCGGTGATCGTCCTCACGGTCACTGCGGTCGTTACCATCGCCATCTCCGCGCTGTTCTGGGCGGCGAGCGTGCTGATCCATCGGATCCTCTCGCGATACCGCGAGTACGCCGCCGACCGGGGGGCGGCGACGCTGACCGGCGAGCCAGCAGCCCTCGCGAGCGCACTCCGAACCCTGGACGAAGAGATGTCCGAGATTCCGGACCGTGATCTCCGGAAGCTCGACGGCGGCGCCGAGGCGTTATACGTGGCCCCGCTTTCGGCGCGATCGTTCACCGACGCCGCACTCGTCTCCACGGACATCTTCCCCGACACCCACCCACAGACCGAAGACCGCATCGACCGCCTCCGCGAACTGGCTGGTGAAGTGGAATGA
- a CDS encoding M28 family metallopeptidase: MSDDPAEPPSTADVAGTYPPALLDALGRTWTDRSAWEFLTEITAIGSRMAGSSGERRAAETVARAFRDAGVDDVTEETFELTGWKRGESTLELLSPRERLFEAIALPYSPSGEMTGDLVDVGYGTPDEIDDLDVDLEGRIAVASTTTPPGGRFIHRIEKFGYAIEKGAEAFVFANHVAGQLPPTGALTFGEEAAAPAVGVSSETGEWLREYAVNSPGGTGTVRLAVEASTAPATSRNVVGRLGPETDGTLLLLAHYDAHDIAEGALDNGCGIATVIETARILSAVEDELPTRVRVAGVGCEEVGLLGAEALADRLDLSDVHGVINVDGAGRHRNLVAYSHGSEATAGATKDVSEATRQPIELESEPHPFSDQWPFVRRGVPALQLHSDSGERGRGWGHTHADTRDKIDDRNVREHAMLTALLAFELGRRELPRLDDEKLSAAFREAEFEVGMRAADLWPEKWE, encoded by the coding sequence ATGTCAGACGATCCAGCCGAGCCACCGTCCACGGCGGATGTAGCGGGGACGTATCCGCCGGCGCTTCTGGACGCGCTCGGACGCACGTGGACCGATCGCAGCGCGTGGGAGTTTCTCACCGAGATCACCGCGATCGGGAGTCGCATGGCCGGCAGTTCCGGAGAGCGACGGGCAGCCGAGACGGTCGCACGGGCGTTTCGGGACGCAGGCGTCGACGACGTGACCGAAGAGACGTTCGAACTGACCGGCTGGAAGCGGGGGGAATCTACCCTGGAACTGCTGTCGCCACGGGAACGCTTGTTCGAGGCGATCGCGCTCCCGTACTCCCCGTCGGGCGAGATGACCGGCGACCTCGTCGACGTGGGGTACGGCACGCCCGACGAGATCGACGATCTCGACGTCGATCTCGAGGGCCGGATCGCGGTCGCCTCGACGACGACCCCGCCCGGCGGGCGATTTATCCATCGGATCGAGAAGTTCGGCTACGCGATCGAGAAGGGGGCGGAGGCGTTCGTCTTCGCAAACCACGTGGCGGGACAGCTCCCGCCGACGGGGGCGCTCACGTTCGGGGAGGAGGCTGCCGCCCCGGCGGTCGGGGTCAGCAGCGAAACCGGCGAGTGGCTCCGGGAGTACGCGGTCAACTCGCCCGGGGGGACGGGAACCGTCCGCCTCGCGGTCGAAGCATCGACCGCGCCGGCCACGAGCCGGAACGTCGTGGGACGTCTCGGCCCGGAGACCGACGGGACGCTGCTGTTGCTCGCCCATTACGACGCCCACGACATCGCCGAAGGGGCGCTGGATAACGGCTGCGGGATCGCGACCGTCATCGAAACCGCCCGGATTCTCTCGGCGGTCGAAGACGAACTACCGACCCGCGTTCGGGTCGCCGGCGTCGGCTGCGAGGAGGTCGGACTGCTCGGCGCGGAGGCGCTTGCAGACCGGCTCGATCTCTCCGACGTCCACGGCGTGATCAACGTGGACGGCGCCGGACGCCACCGAAACCTGGTGGCGTACTCCCACGGATCGGAGGCGACGGCGGGTGCCACAAAGGACGTGTCGGAGGCGACCCGCCAGCCGATCGAACTCGAATCGGAACCGCATCCGTTCTCGGATCAGTGGCCGTTCGTCCGGCGCGGCGTCCCGGCACTGCAGCTCCACAGCGACAGCGGCGAGCGCGGACGTGGCTGGGGCCACACCCACGCCGACACTCGAGACAAAATTGACGACCGGAACGTGCGCGAACACGCCATGTTGACGGCGCTTCTGGCGTTCGAACTGGGGCGGCGGGAACTGCCGCGACTGGACGACGAAAAACTCTCCGCGGCGTTCCGCGAGGCCGAATTCGAGGTCGGGATGCGCGCGGCGGACCTGTGGCCCGAGAAGTGGGAGTGA
- a CDS encoding CHRD domain-containing protein encodes MLLGSGTATADHGGSHPGATFFARLSDNPSIPGHDKVRSRGRGRVELEGDSDGTELHFELHVANLEGGAFAAHIHGEGRADGPIWVTLYEGEPINDEKLTGTIRDDDVDKSVGTVRNLIWNELVEGNGVVNVHTKFESGGEIAGIVRPRPVGGWIAV; translated from the coding sequence ATGCTGCTCGGTTCGGGGACAGCCACCGCCGACCACGGGGGTTCACATCCCGGTGCCACGTTTTTCGCCCGCCTTTCGGACAACCCCTCGATTCCAGGGCACGACAAAGTGCGGTCCAGAGGGCGAGGAAGGGTGGAACTGGAGGGTGATTCAGACGGGACCGAACTCCACTTCGAACTGCACGTCGCAAACCTGGAAGGCGGTGCATTTGCGGCCCATATTCACGGCGAGGGGCGAGCTGACGGGCCGATCTGGGTGACGCTGTACGAGGGTGAACCAATCAACGACGAAAAATTAACTGGAACCATTCGTGACGATGACGTCGACAAGTCGGTTGGAACCGTCCGGAATCTCATCTGGAACGAACTCGTCGAGGGAAACGGCGTCGTAAACGTTCACACGAAGTTCGAATCGGGTGGGGAGATAGCCGGCATAGTCAGACCACGTCCCGTTGGCGGATGGATCGCCGTTTGA
- a CDS encoding DUF5808 domain-containing protein — MADKPESGEVFGVPYNFERPSLGRMLSAYWQPGKGMLVQKPFGIGYTLNLANWRSWIALVVVGALLWHDRESRSDVDTEEEQDDGPVEVIVDD, encoded by the coding sequence ATGGCAGACAAACCCGAATCCGGCGAGGTTTTCGGCGTGCCGTACAACTTCGAGCGACCGAGCCTCGGTCGGATGCTTTCGGCCTACTGGCAGCCCGGCAAGGGGATGCTGGTGCAGAAGCCGTTCGGCATCGGCTACACGCTGAACCTCGCGAACTGGCGGTCCTGGATCGCGCTCGTGGTCGTCGGGGCGCTCTTGTGGCACGACCGGGAGTCCCGCAGTGACGTCGACACCGAAGAGGAGCAGGACGACGGGCCCGTCGAAGTAATCGTCGACGACTGA
- a CDS encoding PQQ-like beta-propeller repeat protein, protein MKNSRRRLLAAIGTGLATGIAGCGYAPGGGDVRREASLLTGIGGLGGSNRFDVEGDRIAAAKSGQQWVGEFGDRSFETATTVHITDRDAEEIGEFVHLEPTLDLALGERLVVLDEAGRLVASEPIRAREDADETDDTDGLEEAWRIELDDPDAPIAAADGTVYVPDGNRLLAVRDGTVVWERSLAGPAETLQAQDGVVLAAIESAALALDPDGGARWEFEIDGPATFAVDGDLTVLRARGSLSGDDTDLAAVDTGTGDVRWSTTVQGRDARPAIADGRVHLVVHGRVTAYDRDTGDRRWETADVGAAPPIVAGTEGVYSLGENCEAIGVDSEGRRWSRTLDRGSCSVVDGWIDGETVAFLLAAGGIVWLQRVDEEPGLLG, encoded by the coding sequence ATGAAGAACTCCCGACGACGACTCCTCGCGGCGATCGGAACCGGACTCGCCACCGGGATCGCCGGCTGTGGCTACGCCCCCGGCGGCGGTGACGTGCGCAGGGAAGCGTCGCTCCTAACAGGGATCGGTGGGCTGGGCGGCAGCAACCGGTTCGATGTCGAGGGGGATCGGATCGCCGCCGCCAAAAGCGGCCAGCAGTGGGTCGGCGAGTTCGGCGATCGATCGTTCGAGACAGCAACGACCGTGCACATCACCGACCGAGACGCCGAGGAGATCGGCGAGTTCGTCCACCTCGAACCGACCCTGGACCTGGCGCTGGGAGAACGCCTCGTTGTCCTCGACGAGGCGGGACGCCTCGTTGCCTCCGAGCCGATCCGAGCCCGCGAGGACGCCGACGAAACCGACGACACCGACGGCCTCGAAGAGGCCTGGCGTATCGAACTCGACGACCCGGACGCACCGATCGCCGCCGCCGACGGGACGGTGTACGTCCCCGACGGAAACAGACTCCTCGCAGTCCGGGACGGAACTGTCGTCTGGGAACGAAGCCTTGCTGGACCAGCAGAGACGCTCCAGGCCCAGGACGGGGTCGTGCTGGCCGCGATCGAGTCGGCCGCGCTCGCGCTGGATCCCGACGGCGGGGCTCGCTGGGAGTTCGAGATCGACGGACCGGCGACGTTCGCGGTCGACGGTGACCTGACAGTCCTCCGAGCACGAGGGAGCCTGTCCGGCGACGACACCGACCTCGCGGCTGTCGACACCGGTACTGGGGACGTCCGCTGGTCGACCACTGTCCAAGGCAGAGACGCTCGGCCGGCGATCGCCGACGGTCGGGTACACCTCGTGGTTCACGGGAGGGTGACCGCCTACGACCGGGACACCGGTGATCGACGATGGGAGACGGCGGACGTCGGCGCCGCACCGCCGATCGTTGCCGGGACCGAGGGCGTCTACTCGCTCGGTGAAAACTGCGAGGCGATCGGCGTGGACTCCGAGGGGCGACGGTGGAGTCGAACGCTCGACCGGGGGAGCTGTTCGGTCGTCGACGGCTGGATCGACGGGGAGACGGTCGCGTTTCTGCTCGCCGCCGGCGGAATCGTCTGGCTCCAGCGGGTCGACGAAGAGCCCGGGCTCTTGGGATAA